The following proteins are encoded in a genomic region of Arthrobacter jiangjiafuii:
- a CDS encoding LLM class flavin-dependent oxidoreductase, with amino-acid sequence MPDYGRDLLFGAFLTPDASPPHRAVELVVAAEAAGLDLATFQDHPYQPRFLDTWTLLSYAAACTQRITLATNVLNLPLRQPVVVARSAASLDLLSGGRFELGLGAGAFWDAIVAMGGQRLDPGKAVTGLAEAIRIIRGVWDVSERTPLVADGTIHSVHGAKRGPAPAHDVGIWLGAYKPRMLRLTGETADGWVPTLGYLPGGPGDLAALNARIDDAAGAAGRDPAVVRRLLNISGTFTDAGGGLLHGPAAQWAGELAEVALEYGTSGFILATDSAADLARFGQEVAPEVRALVAAARPGGV; translated from the coding sequence ATGCCCGACTATGGCCGCGACCTTTTGTTCGGCGCCTTCCTCACCCCGGATGCATCCCCGCCTCACCGGGCAGTCGAACTGGTGGTCGCAGCCGAGGCTGCGGGGCTGGACCTTGCCACGTTCCAGGACCATCCGTACCAGCCGCGGTTCCTGGACACCTGGACGCTGCTGTCCTATGCGGCGGCCTGCACGCAGCGGATCACGCTGGCCACCAATGTGCTGAACCTGCCCCTGCGGCAGCCGGTGGTCGTGGCGCGCAGCGCCGCCAGCCTGGATCTGCTCAGCGGCGGAAGATTCGAGCTCGGGCTCGGCGCCGGAGCGTTCTGGGATGCAATCGTGGCGATGGGCGGGCAGCGGCTTGATCCGGGAAAAGCGGTCACCGGCCTGGCCGAAGCCATCCGGATCATCCGCGGCGTCTGGGACGTGTCCGAACGGACCCCGCTGGTCGCGGACGGAACGATTCACTCCGTTCACGGGGCCAAGCGCGGCCCGGCGCCGGCGCACGACGTCGGCATCTGGCTTGGCGCCTACAAGCCCCGCATGCTCCGGCTCACCGGTGAAACCGCGGACGGCTGGGTGCCCACGCTGGGTTATCTGCCCGGCGGGCCGGGGGATTTGGCGGCTCTGAACGCCAGGATCGACGACGCTGCCGGCGCCGCGGGCCGCGATCCCGCCGTCGTGCGCCGGCTTTTGAACATCAGCGGAACCTTCACGGACGCAGGCGGCGGGCTGCTGCACGGACCGGCCGCCCAGTGGGCCGGGGAGCTGGCGGAGGTCGCCCTGGAGTACGGAACCTCCGGGTTCATCCTCGCCACCGACAGCGCGGCGGACCTGGCCCGCTTCGGCCAGGAGGTGGCCCCGGAAGTCAGGGCGCTGGTCGCTGCCGCCCGTCCGGGCGGCGTATAA